The stretch of DNA CAAGAAAAGCTGCCAAATTTCGGGGTAACGTAGGATGCAGAAGAGTATATTCCACTACCAGGAATCCATTCTCTAAGGCTAGCAATGGCTGGCAATTCAACATTAGATGGGATTCTAAGGGATTCTAGCCTCTTTGCTATAGCCTTTCTCTTATTCACTTTCTCAGTGGTGTTTACCCCTTGAGCAGCAATCCCAGGAATATTTGTTTTCTCATTTGGATTTACAACTTCATTTTCAATTCTTTGATTTGTGGAGTGGTTATTAGGACTTGGAGTTGAGCTTTCTAGTGTAATGCTTTTGATACTGATATCCTTTACTAGTTTACTATCTTCTGATGAATTGTCGTGCGAGCAAGGTGGTAGCATTTTCTTGGCCGCAGAATCATTGTCCTCGATATTGTGAATTGTATTAGCTAATGCAGATACCTTAAGTTCCTCGATGGTTCTTGAATCGGCTTCTTCATCGCTAAACTCATTTTTCTGAACTTTGGGAGAATCAGAGAAGCTTATTTCATTTACAAGATTATCATATTCCTCTAATGTGTGAAAACTCCTGCTACCTGTGACATCCTTGGAATCCAAGTTATGTTTGTCTTCAAAATCTGATAAATTCCCCTGATCAATAGATGAAACAATCTGCTCAGGAAACGAGTGCCAACTTTTGTCTCCCTCGATTTGTTTCCCTCCTCCTTGGCTTAGCCTTGGTGATATATCCAATTTGTCGATAGTTTCAGAGGCGACAGGCTCAGTAGCCGGTTCAGGGAACATGTTTGAATGCAAACTTCTGGAATGCAATTTGTTGGATACTGTATTGGCTGCGCAGACAAGAGCGAGGTACTGATCATTGCCATTGGCCGAGATAATTAAGTCCTCGAGCAATGGAATACCATTAGCCATTCGCCTTGAACCTTGTTTTCTCTCCTCATGGACACTGATTGACCTGGCCAGGATTTTTGAGGAAATGCACCCCATGGTAAGTGGTTCACACCTAAATTCATACACCACTCACTTATCAGACCAATTAAATGATGCTGATTAAGAAAACCGGAATTCATACATTGGAACTAAATCTCTATGGAGAACTCCTTCTTAGTTAACATAGTTGCACATATTTACCTAAAGAATGTAGGTATGTAAGATAAGCAAAATGGAGTCTGAAGGACAGAGTGAAAAAATTCCTTACCAACTCTATTGCAGAATATGGAAACTGAGATCACAGATGTGCAAAGGTATGATGGACCTGAAACAACAAACTCTTAAGGTGAAAGCAAAATCCGGCATGTCGGTTTTAAGACATCTTTATGAACTGATATTTTACTCGTCAAGTCATCATAAAACATTGATTCTTGATCATCAAAATACAGTATTGTGTTGGAACTATGTTTCCTGCATATAATATTTACACTAAACAAGTGGAGCCAGATTCCAAATTGTTAATCTTTGTTCTATGTAGGAGTTGTTTGGGAATTTGGAATAACAAGTGGAATTGGTTGTGATTTTGACCATTGTTTTGTTAAGGTCTAAAAAGTGCTTCTAGTTAAATCTACCTCTGCTTTTTTGCTCTGTATATATTAACATATGTTACGTTGCACAATGCTCAATGATATAGCTGCATAAACAATACATTTATCTACCCGGGTTTTgtgcaaaaatatgattttttgttaattccTATAAAAAGTCTGAGAATAGATtaataaaaatgcaagaaactttTCAGCAAACACCATGTGGGCATGGTTTTGGGATCATAAAAAAAGGGCATAACTAAATGTTTCCATGTTCTATATCAACTTACCTGGCTTGCTGGAATTAGATGAATCACTTTCTGATCATCATTCAGTTCCTGTTCTGATGATTCTTGCTTCTTCTGCGTGCATTTTGTTGAAGACTTTGGATCTTTGGTCAACATGTGAAGGCGCAAGAGGAATCACATTTGATAATCAAATATAAGGGCAGCCCCATTATTGTTTTAAGAATTCAAACTTTGAAATTATATATGAATGTacctaaaatatatattaataagaaTTTAAAAGTAAATGTTAAAATGAAGTCAATTgataaatgttaaaaaatattattgtaaacAATCTTACATAAAcatctaattatatatatcaGTCACATTAGGAAAACTGTTAACTTAATTATTAACCATCTTAAACACGTCATTGTAACTAAAACTAAAGATTTTGTTATAGTGCGTTTTAAAGGCATAGATtaaacatattataaaaaaaatattttaatgttatttattacttttatcaatttatgtattgaaaacataaaaaatatatttttgtaataaataatattaaaatatttttttatggtatGTTTAACTTATATCCTTAGCACACAGGATAGCAAAAtcctaataattaaataattatgtatcATAAGCTTTTTTGTTCCAATGTCAAATGCACACCGAtggaaaaattgaattttgacaACAGAAAATGGGACCCTCAAAAGGCcctgaaaatattaaatactacTAAACTAAACTCCAGTTCATACATGGCTTGCATATTAATTAATGTTTGTAATGTGATATGCTGGATTTGTTATGTTACACATTCTTAAACTATGGCAAACCAAATTCAaaggcagaaaaataaaaaggacaattattaatttttttttcgcccttaaaatcttttttctccAATTTTCAATGTGTTTTTGGAAACATTTTCTATTAGGCCAAAAACCATAGTGTTAATAATCATCCTTTGTTATAGACTATGTAAGACAGAATCTGTGTGttctgaaaataaataaatgctttttttttctacacaagttattttatttcatcTTAGTTGTGAGCCAATTTaaggttaatttttttattttattaatttttaaattttaattaaaaatagtattaaaattataatactgacatgaaataagagaaagaaTAGTAAGTTATTCTCAGGACACCTAAGAATTTCacttataaattttatagattttaattataatttacgATTTAAGACTCCTATTTTGAGTCATCTatcttttctctcattttttctacacaacaaattatatttaaaaaggaaaagacAAACACATTGATTAATTAATGTTAGTTCCATGCCGCCGCCTAAGCCTTCACATTTAGATGGGACATGGATTTTATGAAGCTTAATATTTTACTTGATCAGgtgaacataaaatattaattatcatTGGACTGGGTTATTCATGTTCTTGTGATCTTGTCAATTACGTCAATAAATTTGACTGCTTTCATTTTTAGGCACAAGACACTCAAAGATATTCGtgaaatatgaataaaaatattgtccttataaatattgaattattatattttgtattattttttatataaaatatagaaatattaataaaaatataatttattttttaatttttttatcatttttaattatattttttattatattttttttcaaaatttttacataaaaaaaagaataaattagatttttaaaatttattttagtttagagTAACGTATGATTTTTGTCCTAACGTTTGGGGTAAATTCTATTTGTGTCTCTAACATTTAAATCATCTTATTTGTATCTCTAACGTTTGTAAAAGTAATTCAATGTTATTCTGCCatcaattacacatcatgaacgctttagtttgagttttaaaaatcttttctttaagttagaatacaaatgtctGGAATAGAATCGACGATCCATTCTGAAAAATAACTcatcaaaattgaaattaattcctacaatatttacataattcacttttctaggaacataattgaatctaaacacaaatagtgggtataatattaaaattaaacatatcCAAATAagacctaattgagaatgaatatatccaagtgagaataattgaaaaatataatctgatttgttagtataattaatagtaggataacattagatcacttttataaactttagggatacaaataggacgatttaaacgttagggacataaataagacttaccccaaacgttgaaacaaaaatgatactttactctttagtttattatcaaacaaaatacaaaaatattaattttttatctttattttttatattttatttttagtgtcttattttatcctattttcAATCTAATAATTGGATAAATTAACGGTGGGCTTTAGGATTCTTGGGCCGGgttagattaattaaaaatatgattatttCATATATTAAATATGTATCTATTAGACCTATACAACAAAGGCCAATTTACCCTATTATTT from Arachis duranensis cultivar V14167 chromosome 4, aradu.V14167.gnm2.J7QH, whole genome shotgun sequence encodes:
- the LOC107483066 gene encoding uncharacterized protein LOC107483066 codes for the protein MGCISSKILARSISVHEERKQGSRRMANGIPLLEDLIISANGNDQYLALVCAANTVSNKLHSRSLHSNMFPEPATEPVASETIDKLDISPRLSQGGGKQIEGDKSWHSFPEQIVSSIDQGNLSDFEDKHNLDSKDVTGSRSFHTLEEYDNLVNEISFSDSPKVQKNEFSDEEADSRTIEELKVSALANTIHNIEDNDSAAKKMLPPCSHDNSSEDSKLVKDISIKSITLESSTPSPNNHSTNQRIENEVVNPNEKTNIPGIAAQGVNTTEKVNKRKAIAKRLESLRIPSNVELPAIASLREWIPGSGIYSSASYVTPKFGSFSCQMDTRNESESSEDSVFSPELVSAFEMSMQILEAEEETILKQIIENVEEKSECSPKEELHQRHKAKSIVSGRSKLVFMTISPQTRNMK